AGCTCACCTCAATTTTTAGGCGCTGTGATGATAGGCGGAGGCAACAACCTACTCATCTCGCCAAATCCCCCAAAAATGGCGATGCTTGGCAAGAACTTTGACTATATAAATTTAGAACGTATCAGCGAGAAAATTTACCTTGAGATAGGTGCTGCGACAAAATCCGCTAAAATTTATAACTTCTGCAAGCAAAACAACATAGCTCGCCTTGAGTTTTTAAAAAATATCCCAGGCACGCTTGGCGGACTTATCAAAATGAACGCTGGACTGCTTAAATTTAGTATAAGTGACAACCTCACGCATGTGCGTCTGGCTCGTGGCTGGGTGAGCAAAGAGGAGATAAACTTTAGCTACCGACATAGCGGCATAGATGAGGCTATTTTGGGGGCTAAATTTGAGCTTCAAAGTGGCTTTGACGTAAGCATTTCTGAAGCTATCAGCGCAAAAAGGGCAAATCAGCCAAAAGGAGCTAGCTTTGGTAGCTGCTTTGTAAATCCAGAGGGGCACTTTGCAGGGGCTTTGCTTGAGGCGGTCGGGCTAAAAGGATACGCTATTGGCGGAGCGAAATTTAGCGAAGAGCACGCAAATTTTTTGATAAATTTTAACCACGCAAGCTTTGAGGACGCTACTAGCCTTATAAATTTGGCAAAGGCTAGAGTTTTAGAGAAATTTGGCGTAGAGCTTAAGACTGAAGTTTGCATTTTATAAGGATGATGATGAGTGAGTTTTTGAGCGAAGTTTTTACCCTTTCATTTTTGTTTATAATTATCGGATTTTACGCCATTTATAGGGCTAAAAAGGCACAAAGCGAGCATGAGAAAAATGTGGCTGATTACGATAAAAATCTGCTAAATTTTGCCAAAATTTTAGGCGTTCAAAATCACATCGATCTAGTTAAATTTGATGAAATTTTAGCCCAGGCCTTAAAAGAAAAACTAATTTTTAAATTTAATAAGTCCACCTCACAAGAGAAATTTATCTCTTTTATAAAAGATGAGAATTTCAAAAACAAACCCCAAATTTCGCAAAACAGTATCAATGAAGCTTTTTTAAACCTTTGCGCGAGCTCGCTTGTAGAGCCGCTAAAGCTTGCAATACTAAAAAACGAAGATCAAATTTATGGATTTTTGTTTGAAAAAGAGCAGCTTTTTGCTCTTATTGATAGCGCTGCACTGCTTGGCGAAAATATTATAATTTGCGAGTAAATCAAGTAAAATTCATCTCTTTTTAGATAAAATCAAGCCAAATTTCAACTATAAGGTAAAAAATGGCAAAAGAAAAAGATAGTGACAAAAAGATAGCTATCCCAGAGAGCGAAGCGGACAAGAAAAAGGCGCTCGAGCTTGCACTAAAGCAGATCGATAAAGCTTTTGGCAAAGGCACGCTTTTAAGACTTGGCGACAAAGAGGTTGAGGCTATCGAGTCGATACCGACTGGCTCGCTAGGGCTTGATCTGGCTCTTGGCATAGGTGGCGTCCCTAAAGGCAGGATCATCGAGATCTACGGACCAGAGAGCTCTGGCAAGACCACGCTCACACTTCACATCATCGCTGAAGCTCAAAAAGCTGGCGGAATTTGTGCATTTGTCGATGCAGAGCACGCACTAGACGTAAAATACGCTTCAAATTTAGGCGTAAATACTGACAACCTTTACGTCTCTCAGCCAGACTTTGGCGAGCAGGCACTTGAGATCGTTGAGACGCTTGCAAGAAGTGGAGCGATCGATCTTATCGTGGTTGATAGCGTCGCTGCTCTTACTCCAAAGAGCGAAATAGACGGCGATATGGGCGATCAGCACGTTGGCCTGCAAGCAAGACTAATGAGTCAGGCACTTAGAAAGCTAACTGGAATTTTAAGCAAGATGAAGACAACCGTTATCTTCATCAATCAAATTCGTATGAAGATCGGCATGATGGGATATGGCACGCCAGAGACTACAACTGGCGGTAATGCACTTAAATTTTACTCATCTGTAAGGATCGATGTCAGAAAGATAGCCACACTTAAACAAAACGACGAGCCTATCGGCAACCGGACAAAAGCAAAAGTGGTTAAAAACAAGGTCGCGCCTCCATTTAAAGTGGCTGAATTTGACATTATGTTTGGCGAGGGTGTGAGTAAAGAGGGCGAGATCATCGACTATGGCGTAAAGCTCGACATCATCGACAAATCAGGCGCGTGGTTTAGCTACAAGGCCGAAAAACTAGGCCAAGGCAGAGAAAACGCCAAAGCCTATCTAAAAGAGCATCCAGAAATTTCTGATGAAATAGTAGCGGCGATCAAAGGCTCAATGGGTATAGATCACCTAATAAGCAGCGGCGCAAAAGACGAAGACGACGACACAAACGAAGC
This portion of the Campylobacter concisus genome encodes:
- a CDS encoding UDP-N-acetylmuramate dehydrogenase; this encodes MTRLVDFSKFTSVRIGGVHEVFEVTSLEDLSSPQFLGAVMIGGGNNLLISPNPPKMAMLGKNFDYINLERISEKIYLEIGAATKSAKIYNFCKQNNIARLEFLKNIPGTLGGLIKMNAGLLKFSISDNLTHVRLARGWVSKEEINFSYRHSGIDEAILGAKFELQSGFDVSISEAISAKRANQPKGASFGSCFVNPEGHFAGALLEAVGLKGYAIGGAKFSEEHANFLINFNHASFEDATSLINLAKARVLEKFGVELKTEVCIL
- a CDS encoding addiction module antitoxin, which translates into the protein MSEFLSEVFTLSFLFIIIGFYAIYRAKKAQSEHEKNVADYDKNLLNFAKILGVQNHIDLVKFDEILAQALKEKLIFKFNKSTSQEKFISFIKDENFKNKPQISQNSINEAFLNLCASSLVEPLKLAILKNEDQIYGFLFEKEQLFALIDSAALLGENIIICE
- the recA gene encoding recombinase RecA; protein product: MAKEKDSDKKIAIPESEADKKKALELALKQIDKAFGKGTLLRLGDKEVEAIESIPTGSLGLDLALGIGGVPKGRIIEIYGPESSGKTTLTLHIIAEAQKAGGICAFVDAEHALDVKYASNLGVNTDNLYVSQPDFGEQALEIVETLARSGAIDLIVVDSVAALTPKSEIDGDMGDQHVGLQARLMSQALRKLTGILSKMKTTVIFINQIRMKIGMMGYGTPETTTGGNALKFYSSVRIDVRKIATLKQNDEPIGNRTKAKVVKNKVAPPFKVAEFDIMFGEGVSKEGEIIDYGVKLDIIDKSGAWFSYKAEKLGQGRENAKAYLKEHPEISDEIVAAIKGSMGIDHLISSGAKDEDDDTNEAGDE